A DNA window from Enoplosus armatus isolate fEnoArm2 chromosome 9, fEnoArm2.hap1, whole genome shotgun sequence contains the following coding sequences:
- the id4 gene encoding DNA-binding protein inhibitor ID-4 encodes MKAVTPVRPQDSSSSSSELSVHYLSKQSLNIARCRMEEEDLFCLQYDMNDCYSRLKRLVPTIPQDKKVSKVEILQHVIDYILDLQLALETHPSLHKQQPQRTGTCPPPASNPSRTPLTVLNADHHQRTSIVKKPEDSILCR; translated from the exons ATGAAGGCTGTGACTCCAGTCCGCCCCCAGgactcctcctccagcagcagcgaGCTCTCCGTGCACTATCTGTCGAAGCAGAGCCTCAACATCGCCCGGTGCaggatggaagaggaggacCTGTTCTGCCTGCAGTACGACATGAACGACTGCTACAGCCGGCTGAAGCGCCTGGTGCCCACCATTCCGCAGGATAAGAAAGTCAGCAAAGTGGAGATTCTCCAGCATGTCATAGACTACATCCTGGACCTGCAGCTGGCCCTGGAGACGCACCCTTCTCTCCATAAACAACAGCCACAGCGGACCGGGACCTGCCCTCCTCCAGCCTCAAACCCCAGCCGGACACCGCTGACGGTGCTCAACGCTGACCACCACCAG aggacGTCAATAGTCAAAAAGCCGGAGGACTCTATTTTATGCCGCTGA